Part of the Citrus sinensis cultivar Valencia sweet orange chromosome 2, DVS_A1.0, whole genome shotgun sequence genome, TTAAGTTTTTGGCGATGTTGCCGGGGATTGTTTGGATTAGTATCGATACCAACTAGctttagtttaatttgaattttatttttagtgtttttattttaattttcgttttcttgtttaattttatgagacgttcaagaagttttgatttattgccTTTTGATCCAGAGATTGAATGCACTTGTAGAAGGCTTTATAGAGAAAGGAGAGAAGCTTTACAGGAGCAACAACTAATCATGGTTGATGAACCATTACAAGGAAATGAGGATGCGAGACCTTTAAGAGGCTATGTTGTTCCTACAGTTAATGGTGCTCGCTCAAGCACTGCACGTCCTGCCGTTCAagccaataattttgaaattaagccAGGCATAATCCAGATGATTTAGACGTCAGTACAATTTGCTGGGATGCCAAATGATGATCCAAATGTTCATATTGCAAATTTCTTGGAAATTTGTGACACATTTAAGCAAAATGGTGTTTCAGACAATGCTATTAGGCTAAGGTTTTTTCCATTCTCACTGAGGGATAAAGCAAAAGAGTGGTTGAACTCACTCCCTACTGGAACAATCATTACATGGGATGGTTTAGCACATAAGTTTTTAGCAAAGTACTTTCCTCTTGTAAAAACAGCCAAGTTGAGGAATGACATCAAAACCTTTGCTCAATTCGAGATTGAATCATTATATGAAGCGTGGGAAAGATACAAAGACCTACTAAGAAAATGCCCACATCACGGTCTACCAGTTTGGCTTCAGGTACAGACATTTTGCAACGGTTTAAGATCTAATACCAAAACAATAATTGATGCTGCAGCAGGAGGAACGTTAATGGGAAAAACACCAGAAGCAGCTTACGAATTATTGGAGGAGATGGCCTCCAACAATTACCAGTGGTATTCAGAGCGACTAATATCAAAGAGAGCTATAGAAGTCCATAATGTTGATGTGGTCACAGCTTTATACGCACATATAACTGCTATTCGTAACAAGTTGGACAATATGAATATTCAAACTCAACCACAAGTGTGTGAATTATGTGGAGGGAATCATACTAGCGTCAATTGCCAAGTTGGAAGTCCTTTTGCACCATCATCTACTGAACAAGCTCATTATGTGTCAAACTTCCAGAGGAAACAAAATAACCCATATTCCAATACCTACAATCCAAGCTGGAGAAACCATCCAAATCTATCATGGAACAACACCCAAAAATGCATTAGCACCACCTCCAGGGTTCCAACTATAAGAAAAGAAGTCAAACTCAGAAGATACTCTTACCCAGCTTAGAACAAATATGTCTCAATTTATGACTAAAACAGAGACAACTTTTCACAATCAAGCTGCATCAATTTGGAACCTCGAGGTACACGTGGGTCAGATTGCAAACTTGTTATCTAGTAGACAATACGGCTCTCTGCCTAGTAACATTGAGATGAATCCTAGGGAGCAAGTTAATGCAATTGTACTTCGGAGTGGTAAACAACTTGATGAGCCACGGAAAGAAGCAAAGAAAGTTGATGAAGAACAAGTTGAAGACACCACTAAGGTTTCAAAAGCAACAAGTTCAGAAATACCACAACCTAAACCAACAACACCAGTCAAGGCCTATGTTCCTCCAATCCCTTTTCCTCAACGTCtttggaaaaataacatagataagcaatttttaaaatttcttggtATGTTTAAGAAATTGCATATTAACATTCCTTTTGCAGATGCTTTGGAACAAATGCTGCTTTATgctaaatttataaaagaaatgttGTCCAACAAGAGGAAATTTGAGGAGCATGAAACTGTAATGTTGACTAAGGATTGCACCGCCATCTTGCAAAATAAATTGCCACCAAAGCTGAAAGATCTAGGGAATTTTAATATTCCATGCACTATTGgaaattgttattttgataAAGCTTTGTGTGATTTAGGTGCAAGCATTAATTTGATGCCTCTTTCTGTTTTCAAGAAATTAGGTTTGGGCGAACCTAAGGCAACAACTGTTACCCTTCAATTGGCAGGTAGATTTATAAAGTACCCAAGGGGCATAGTTGAGGACGTGCTTGTAAAGGTTGATAAGTTTATATTCCTTGCAGATTGCATTGTCTTTGATATGGTCTTTGATTGATGTTCAGGAAGggaaattgattttaagaGTTCAAAATGAGCAAGCCATTTTCAATGTACACACACCTATCAAGTATCCAACTAAACTCAAAGATTGTTTTTAAGAAGACACCATGGATGGAAAAATGACCaaactgttgagtgttagaaaatgtatatttataaaggagaaaatcgttattttacacttcaagtttacTAACactcttacttttatgtatttaagcttcttgtcatttaattatgtctgttgtattataattaagtattttatgtattttaggggcatcatagtcatttcacaataaacgagagatcagacggtaaaacagacatcacttttgaactctggacggtcgaaaactttaggaggagcataaaaggaaaaatgacactgttcacatgtacgatactattcacatgtacggtactgtctatgttactgttcacgacactgttcacatagacggatcgatgacgtggcattgaccaatgatgtggcattgactgatgaggtatcaccatcctgttggactaaaattcttatgcactgttgattaCTGAtatggcagcatgttagtggaccaaaaattacgcgtacgatacatgcatatacacaggattattttcaaccaaaccgcattACTGTTCAAACCAGGTCAAACcatgtcactgttcaaaccgcgtggtcaaaccgtgtactgttgactgatgacgtagcgcaatcctgagcgtccaaactgtttttaatccgattgacatgatttactcaatgtatctataaaaagggggcctccccccctaatttgatatctctgaatccatttttggactccattttctataattctttCTCCatattgtattttctacgtattttaataaattttcgttttacccctagttcaattatgagtagctaattttctttcaagcttgggttgaaggtgaagtctcaacatgtgtcatgggctttaattggtaaatttactttctcttcccctttagtttttgtggatgttatgacttctcgtcgacaaataataataatcttgtctagataccaccttagtttcaccggctccctagtacaatgttattattatttggcacgataagccattaacaccatattgattagagtgtggttcatgaggtgtggattccccctaatgatttaattggcattaataaggaatatttaattcattgtgcatgttgatacggatctagatacccaagtatgtcatttcaatagatttctcttcaatttattctcgccatttcaatttcaatttcaagataatctaagtcactttcaccacaaatccaaccaccctcatacaaaattaattctacatataattaaaatccacctcctcgtgggatcgacactcgtctcgattaatctattctacaatagattcgtgcacttgcaaattcaataaaatttacacaacaagttttggcgccgttgccggagaggtaagttattttaattcgtagaattaatttttgtgaataatttcttttatttgttttcttgtatttttttcttattaaaaaaaagaaaaaaaagtgaatatgCATTTAGAGGTaatagtttcttttctttctctattctttaaaattctgtaatttaattttcaatttatttttctttgtaactttttgtttatcttattaatttatttcacgtattttttaaagtgtgttttttatagaaaggttgtaacagcgtgataaggttagtaccgtaatttctccttcttatttatttttattaatttttttctcattttttttgtattcattgcatgcatggtcgaatgtcattattacctaatcttgagcaTATAGaccttgaaattgaaaaaaatacttcgcacacacaaacacgttaaaaataaaatggatttgcagcAACAAGCaccaccacaggagaggccatttaaggactacttcagtcccttagctaatttaagcacatcatgtataagatacccaaatatagctgctaggagttttgaactaaaacctagtgtgctaaattgtctcccaacattctatggtctaaaaaatgaggacccatataatcatttgaatgattttcatgctgtttgtcaaacatttagatatgagaatttttcagatgatgatgttctttaaaggatagagctcgttcatggctcaatacattacctgctaatagcattacatcatgggaacaaatggtaacaaaatttttgaataaatatttcccagtgcataaaaccaatgctattcgcaagaaaattttagagcttacccagagagaagacgagcagtttttcgaaacataggagcgattcaatggtcTACTTTtaaagtgtccacatcatggatacgagaaatggcactaatgccaatactttttggagggattattgctgaatgtgcaagaatggctaatggcaacaagtggaggagagctaaagtcaaaaagtgcatcagagatttgggaattcttccagcgataagcggataattcccaacaacagAGTCggtcactcaggaatactaaaagaattaaatgagtgaatgaggttcacattggtgagtcaacttcgggaatcaaagagaTCAAGAAGATGGTTGAAGATCtcgctcgacaaatagcattgCTATCGACcactaaatcaacagagccacatgaccatgactaaTACTCAAATCAAGCCAATTctataggtgtaatgagaaaaccatcataCTACAacctatactccaacacatataaccttggatggagagaccaccccaatttttcatggtctcaaggattccaacagaatggaccagcagctccggctccaccaatgcaatcaattcctcaagcctctcagccaccatttagaccatacaatcagaaccagaactactctcaacccagaccatgagaggattcattccagaatctcaagaattttactcactccacgattgagcaacagaaccgcactaTTGATGGACtgcgaaatgagttgagagcaggcttcaactcacaagcccaatcagtttcaagcctcgagaagatggtgggataacttgcttcttcagttcagaccttggcaatgactgttaagaaaagtaaattttcaagtcaaccagtgcataatcctaaaggagtacatgaagcaagtaccagttcactacagcagcatggagaggtcaaagcagtcatgaccttgcgaaaaggaaaagaagtcgacaacaaagtagagatgccagtgacaaaagaaaatcaaattatacctgtgaatgttgaggactcaccatcggaagagaaagaagaaatcaacccacgagaatatgttcccaaagctctatttcctcaaaggttagctaaaggaaagaagggaaaatccacaggtgagattcttgaaatcttcaaacaggtaagtgttaacatccctttacttgatgctataaaacaagttccattttatgccaagtttcttaaagacctttgcactaaaaagagaaacattcaggTCCAagagaaggcatttttaacagaaaacgttagttctatactccaacacaaaattcctttaaaatgcaaagacccaggctcccccactatctcatgtagtatagggaaccacacaattgagaatgctttgttggatttaggagctagtgtaaatctgttaccttACTCAGTTTTcatgaaacttggactggaaGAATTACACTCAACTcaagtggtgttacaacttgcagatcggtccacgaaaatacctcgttgTATTATGGAGGACATACTTATctaggtagacaagttttatttttctgttgatttcattgtaattgacactcaaccaatacatgattcaaggaagcacatccccattattctaggccgacttTTCTTGGCAattgcggatgctcacattcaatgcaggactggaaatatgcagttttcctttggcaacatgactatggagctaaacatcttcaacattgccaaacaacctcacaatgctgatgatggaattattgatgtggatttaatagaaacattagttgataatacttttgtttcaaaccttagtgatgaccctttacaaatatgcttaactcactttggtttgacttttgatattgacagatcgatCGATAAGGTCAACgtcctacttgactcagcaccatccacggacactaataaatagaagtcaagagttgaataactagcaccatcagaaaagaaactcatctcatcatcataatcaccactgaaactcgagctcaaaccattacccaacactctggaatatgtattttttggagaagaaagtactatGCTGgtaatcatttcatcatccctaaatgacgaacaaaaaggtaagttgttggatgttttaaaagagcacaaaggagcattaagatggaccatagcagacataaaaggtataaaccaagtcgactgcatgcattacattcaccttgatgaaaatgctaaacctactagggaaatgcaacgtcggttaaatcctaacatgaaagaagttgttagaattgaagtccttaagctattagatgcatgtatcatttacctaatttttgataattcatgtgtcagtcctgtacaagttgtccccaaaaagtcaggagtcacagtagttacgaatgccgataatgaattgatacccactagagtgactacaggatggcatgtatgcattgattatagaaagttgaattctgttacacgtaaagaccatttttctttaccatttatcgatcaaatgcttgatagattagcaggccatgaattttattgctttctagatggctactcaggatacaatcaaattcccatagcaccaaaagatcaggaaaaaactactttcacttgcccttttggtacttttacatataggaggatgccatttgggttatgtaatgcacctgctacatttcaacgatgcatgttgagcattttttctgatatggttgaacgatttcttgaagtctttatggatgacttttctgtctttggtgattcatttgatcaatgtttacatcatctaacactagttctgcagagatgtatcgagaagaatttAGTCTTGAATTGgaagaagtgtcattttatggtaaaacaaggtattattctcggtcacatcatttcgagcaaaggcattgaggttgacaaagtcaaggtggatctcatttctaatcttcctccacccaaaacagtcagagaaatAAGATCTTTCCTTAGGTATGctagtttttatagacgtttcattaaagattttagcaaagtttctagacccttatgcaatctacttgctaaggatgtaccttttatctttaatgattcatgtcttgtggcttttgaaaaattaaagcaattgttgacatTATCACCTATCATTCAACCCCCAAATTAGAGCTACTATTTGAGTTGATCGAATttcccatgttatttactatgctagtatggcattgaatgatgcacagttgaactattcaactactgaaaaagaaatgctagcagtagtgtttgcattgaaaaaatttcgatcttatcttatcggttgtaaaataattgtgttcacagatcatactgctcttaaatatcttctcacaaagagagatgcaaaagctagactaattagTTGGATGTTACTTTTGCAAGAAttcgacttggaatttaaagataaaaaaggcaCAGAAAATATTGTGGCaaaccatctctctcgtcttcgttttgacacaattacagaatcattaacattgaatgagtcatttccagttgaacaattgatgagtgtggaagtattactaTGGTATACTGACATCGTTAACTATTTTGTTACtggtcaacttccagagcattggaccaagcaatacaaagccaaattttttacggaaataaagaatttcttttggaatgacccgtatttgttcaagtattg contains:
- the LOC107175760 gene encoding uncharacterized protein LOC107175760, yielding MSQFMTKTETTFHNQAASIWNLEVHVGQIANLLSSRQYGSLPSNIEMNPREQVNAIVLRSGKQLDEPRKEAKKVDEEQVEDTTKVSKATSSEIPQPKPTTPVKAYVPPIPFPQRLWKNNIDKQFLKFLGMFKKLHINIPFADALEQMLLYAKFIKEMLSNKRKFEEHETVMLTKDCTAILQNKLPPKLKDLGNFNIPCTIGNCYFDKALCDLGASINLMPLSVFKKLGLGEPKATTVTLQLAGRFIKYPRGIVEDVLVKVDKFIFLADCIVFDMVFD
- the LOC107175761 gene encoding uncharacterized protein LOC107175761, with protein sequence MPNDDPNVHIANFLEICDTFKQNGVSDNAIRLRFFPFSLRDKAKEWLNSLPTGTIITWDGLAHKFLAKYFPLVKTAKLRNDIKTFAQFEIESLYEAWERYKDLLRKCPHHGLPVWLQVQTFCNGLRSNTKTIIDAAAGGTLMGKTPEAAYELLEEMASNNYQWYSERLISKRAIEVHNVDVVTALYAHITAIRNKLDNMNIQTQPQVCELCGGNHTSVNCQVGSPFAPSSTEQAHYVSNFQRKQNNPYSNTYNPSWRNHPNLSWNNTQKCISTTSRVPTIRKEVKLRRYSYPA